Proteins found in one Xenopus laevis strain J_2021 chromosome 1L, Xenopus_laevis_v10.1, whole genome shotgun sequence genomic segment:
- the lingo2.L gene encoding leucine-rich repeat and immunoglobulin-like domain-containing nogo receptor-interacting protein 2 isoform X2, with translation MGGVMLHTATPCWHILCFVAMLLVFMGSAFGCPAKCECSAQHKSVSCHRRRLLTIPEGIPIETKNLDLSKNKLKSVNPEDFVSYPLLEDIDLSDNIISNVEPGAFNSHFNLRSLSLKGNRLKLVPIGVFTGLSNLTKLDISENKIVILLDYMFQDLHNLKSLEVGDNELVYISHRAFSGLVSLEQLTLEKCNLTAVPTDALSHLHNLYSLHLKYLSINVLPPFAFKRLFHLKILEISYWPLLDLVPANSLYGLNLTFLSITNTNLSTIPYHALKHLIYLTHLNLSYNPIGIIETGVFSDLVRLQELHLVGAQLRTIEPHAFQGLRFLRLLNVSQNLLETLEDNAFQYPKALEVLCIDDNPLVCDCRLIWMLQRHPMLHFGSQQPMCSSTDNLKESSYKVLDAAVLSFYYTCKKPKIRERELMQVLVDEGQRVQMNCNADGDPQPMISWVTPRRRTVSAKSNGRTTVLGNGTLEIRYAQIQDTGTYICVASNAAGNDTSSASLTVKGFVPDRSYTNMTPMFITELNETSTNGTNANMPFNLDLKTILVSTAMGCFTFLGVVLFCFLLLFVWSRGKGKHKANIDLEYVPRKNNGAVVEADVSDAAPRRFNMKMI, from the coding sequence ATGGGAGGAGTCATGCTTCACACGGCCACACCTTGCTGGCATATACTTTGTTTCGTGGCCATGCTGTTGGTCTTTATGGGATCTGCTTTTGGTTGTCCAGCAAAGTGTGAGTGCTCAGCACAACATAAATCTGTCAGCTGCCATCGTAGGCGTCTTTTGACAATCCCAGAGGGCATCCCTATCGAGACAAAAAATCTGGATTTAagcaaaaacaaactaaaaagtgTGAATCCAGAGGATTTTGTGTCCTACCCTCTTCTAGAGGATATAGACCTTAGTGACAACATCATATCAAATGTGGAGCCTGGAGCTTTTAATAGTCATTTCAACTTGCGTTCATTGAGTTTAAAAGGAAATAGATTAAAACTAGTCCCCATAGGGGTGTTCACAGGTTTGTCCAATTTAACCAAGCTGGATATAAGTGAAAACAAAATAGTTATTTTACTAGACTACATGTTTCAGGATCTGCACAATTTAAAGTCCCTTGAAGTTGGAGATAATGAATTAGTTTATATTTCTCATAGAGCTTTCAGCGGATTGGTTAGCCTGGAGCAGCTTACTTTGGAAAAATGTAACTTAACAGCAGTACCAACGGATGCTCTTTCACACCTTCATAATCTTTACAGTCTTCATTTGAAATATCTCAGCATTAATGTGTTGCCTCCATTTGCCTTTAAAAGATTGTTTCATCTGAAAATTCTGGAGATCAGTTACTGGCCCCTTTTAGACTTGGTGCCTGCTAATAGCTTGTATGGTCTGAACCTCACATTTCTGTCAATCACCAATACCAATCTGTCTACAATACCTTATcatgctttaaaacacttaatttatCTAACACACTTGAACCTCTCCTATAATCCTATAGGCATCATTGAGACAGGGGTATTTTCCGACTTGGTGCGCCTTCAAGAACTGCACTTGGTAGGAGCTCAACTGAGGACCATTGAGCCACATGCTTTCCAAGGGCTTCGGTTCTTGCGCTTGCTTAATGTGTCTCAAAACCTGTTGGAAACTCTAGAAGACAATGCTTTCCAATACCCCAAAGCTTTGGAAGTTCTTTGCATTGATGATAATCCCCTAGTTTGTGATTGCCGCCTCATATGGATGTTACAGAGACACCCCATGTTGCACTTTGGGAGCCAACAGCCTATGTGTTCTAGCACAGACAATTTAAAAGAAAGTTCTTATAAGGTGCTAGATGCTGCTGTATTATCTTTTTACTACACTTGTAAAAAGCCTAAAATTCGAGAAAGGGAATTGATGCAGGTTCTTGTGGATGAGGGGCAGAGGGTGCAGATGAACTGCAATGCTGATGGAGATCCACAGCCAATGATTTCATGGGTGACACCACGGAGAAGGACAGTCTCTGCAAAATCGAATGGAAGAACCACAGTGCTCGGCAATGGCACATTAGAAATCCGATATGCTCAGATTCAAGACACAGGAACCTACATTTGTGTTGCAAGCAATGCTGCTGGAAATGATACTTCCTCAGCCTCGCTTACTGTCAAAGGATTTGTCCCTGATCGTTCCTATACAAATATGACCCCAATGTTTATAACAGAGTTAAATGAAACCAGCACCAATGGTACTAATGCAAACATGCCTTTTAATCTAGACCTTAAAACTATCCTGGTTTCTACAGCTATGGGCTGTTTCACGTTCCTTGGagtggttttgttttgtttcctaCTCCTTTTCGTGTGGAGCCGAGGAAAAGGGAAACATAAAGCCAACATTGACCTGGAGTATGTCCCAAGGAAAAACAATGGTGCTGTAGTGGAAGCTGATGTTTCAGACGCCGCACCCAGGAGATttaatatgaaaatgatttaG
- the lingo2.L gene encoding leucine-rich repeat and immunoglobulin-like domain-containing nogo receptor-interacting protein 2 isoform X1, with amino-acid sequence MGSVTRKLFFMGGVMLHTATPCWHILCFVAMLLVFMGSAFGCPAKCECSAQHKSVSCHRRRLLTIPEGIPIETKNLDLSKNKLKSVNPEDFVSYPLLEDIDLSDNIISNVEPGAFNSHFNLRSLSLKGNRLKLVPIGVFTGLSNLTKLDISENKIVILLDYMFQDLHNLKSLEVGDNELVYISHRAFSGLVSLEQLTLEKCNLTAVPTDALSHLHNLYSLHLKYLSINVLPPFAFKRLFHLKILEISYWPLLDLVPANSLYGLNLTFLSITNTNLSTIPYHALKHLIYLTHLNLSYNPIGIIETGVFSDLVRLQELHLVGAQLRTIEPHAFQGLRFLRLLNVSQNLLETLEDNAFQYPKALEVLCIDDNPLVCDCRLIWMLQRHPMLHFGSQQPMCSSTDNLKESSYKVLDAAVLSFYYTCKKPKIRERELMQVLVDEGQRVQMNCNADGDPQPMISWVTPRRRTVSAKSNGRTTVLGNGTLEIRYAQIQDTGTYICVASNAAGNDTSSASLTVKGFVPDRSYTNMTPMFITELNETSTNGTNANMPFNLDLKTILVSTAMGCFTFLGVVLFCFLLLFVWSRGKGKHKANIDLEYVPRKNNGAVVEADVSDAAPRRFNMKMI; translated from the coding sequence gtccGTGACAAGAAAGTTGTTCTTCATGGGAGGAGTCATGCTTCACACGGCCACACCTTGCTGGCATATACTTTGTTTCGTGGCCATGCTGTTGGTCTTTATGGGATCTGCTTTTGGTTGTCCAGCAAAGTGTGAGTGCTCAGCACAACATAAATCTGTCAGCTGCCATCGTAGGCGTCTTTTGACAATCCCAGAGGGCATCCCTATCGAGACAAAAAATCTGGATTTAagcaaaaacaaactaaaaagtgTGAATCCAGAGGATTTTGTGTCCTACCCTCTTCTAGAGGATATAGACCTTAGTGACAACATCATATCAAATGTGGAGCCTGGAGCTTTTAATAGTCATTTCAACTTGCGTTCATTGAGTTTAAAAGGAAATAGATTAAAACTAGTCCCCATAGGGGTGTTCACAGGTTTGTCCAATTTAACCAAGCTGGATATAAGTGAAAACAAAATAGTTATTTTACTAGACTACATGTTTCAGGATCTGCACAATTTAAAGTCCCTTGAAGTTGGAGATAATGAATTAGTTTATATTTCTCATAGAGCTTTCAGCGGATTGGTTAGCCTGGAGCAGCTTACTTTGGAAAAATGTAACTTAACAGCAGTACCAACGGATGCTCTTTCACACCTTCATAATCTTTACAGTCTTCATTTGAAATATCTCAGCATTAATGTGTTGCCTCCATTTGCCTTTAAAAGATTGTTTCATCTGAAAATTCTGGAGATCAGTTACTGGCCCCTTTTAGACTTGGTGCCTGCTAATAGCTTGTATGGTCTGAACCTCACATTTCTGTCAATCACCAATACCAATCTGTCTACAATACCTTATcatgctttaaaacacttaatttatCTAACACACTTGAACCTCTCCTATAATCCTATAGGCATCATTGAGACAGGGGTATTTTCCGACTTGGTGCGCCTTCAAGAACTGCACTTGGTAGGAGCTCAACTGAGGACCATTGAGCCACATGCTTTCCAAGGGCTTCGGTTCTTGCGCTTGCTTAATGTGTCTCAAAACCTGTTGGAAACTCTAGAAGACAATGCTTTCCAATACCCCAAAGCTTTGGAAGTTCTTTGCATTGATGATAATCCCCTAGTTTGTGATTGCCGCCTCATATGGATGTTACAGAGACACCCCATGTTGCACTTTGGGAGCCAACAGCCTATGTGTTCTAGCACAGACAATTTAAAAGAAAGTTCTTATAAGGTGCTAGATGCTGCTGTATTATCTTTTTACTACACTTGTAAAAAGCCTAAAATTCGAGAAAGGGAATTGATGCAGGTTCTTGTGGATGAGGGGCAGAGGGTGCAGATGAACTGCAATGCTGATGGAGATCCACAGCCAATGATTTCATGGGTGACACCACGGAGAAGGACAGTCTCTGCAAAATCGAATGGAAGAACCACAGTGCTCGGCAATGGCACATTAGAAATCCGATATGCTCAGATTCAAGACACAGGAACCTACATTTGTGTTGCAAGCAATGCTGCTGGAAATGATACTTCCTCAGCCTCGCTTACTGTCAAAGGATTTGTCCCTGATCGTTCCTATACAAATATGACCCCAATGTTTATAACAGAGTTAAATGAAACCAGCACCAATGGTACTAATGCAAACATGCCTTTTAATCTAGACCTTAAAACTATCCTGGTTTCTACAGCTATGGGCTGTTTCACGTTCCTTGGagtggttttgttttgtttcctaCTCCTTTTCGTGTGGAGCCGAGGAAAAGGGAAACATAAAGCCAACATTGACCTGGAGTATGTCCCAAGGAAAAACAATGGTGCTGTAGTGGAAGCTGATGTTTCAGACGCCGCACCCAGGAGATttaatatgaaaatgatttaG